One Panicum virgatum strain AP13 chromosome 3N, P.virgatum_v5, whole genome shotgun sequence DNA segment encodes these proteins:
- the LOC120667200 gene encoding glutathione S-transferase 4-like produces the protein MAPPKVYGWAISPFVSRALLALEEAGVDYELVPMSPQDGDHRRPEHLARNPFGQVPVLEDGDLTVFESRAIARHVFRKHKPEFLGAGSLERSAMVDVWLEVEAHQLHPAANGVVVECFGAPFLGRPRNQAAVDENLGKLRKVLEVYEARLAQSKYLAGDFLSVADLSHFTIMHYFMATEYAAVVEALPHVRAWWEELAARPAARKVAGFMPVGAGPAKKDE, from the exons ATGGCGCCGCCGAAGGTGTACGGATGGGCGATCTCGCCGTTCGTGTCGCGCGCGCTGCTGGCGCTCGAGGAGGCCGGCGTTGACTACGAGCTCGTCCCCATGAGCCCCCAGGACGGcgaccaccgccgcccggagcACCTCGCCAGAAAC CCTTTTGGTCAGGTGCCCGTTCTTGAGGACGGCGACCTCACGGTCTTCG AGTCCCGGGCGATCGCGAGGCACGTCTTCCGCAAGCACAAGCCGGAGTTCCTAGGCGCCGGCAGCCTGGAGCGGTCGGCGATGGTGGACGTGTGGCTGGAGGTGGAGGCGCACCAGCTGCACCCGGCGGCGAACGGCGTCGTGGTGGAGTGCTTCGGCGCGCCGTTCCTCGGCCGCCCCCGCAACCAGGCGGCCGTCGACGAGAACCTCGGGAAGCTGCGGAAGGTGCTGGAGGTGTACGAGGCGCGGCTGGCGCAGAGCAAGTACCTCGCCGGCGACTTCCTCAGCGTCGCCGACCTCAGCCACTTCACCATCATGCACTACTTCATGGCCACCGAGTACGCGGCGGTCGTGGAGGCGCTCCCGCACGTGAGGGCGTggtgggaggagctcgccgcgcggccggcggcgaggaaggtggCCGGGTTCATGCCGGTCGGCGCTGGGCCGGCCAAGAAAGACGAGTGA
- the LOC120667201 gene encoding syntaxin-52-like isoform X1, with protein sequence MASSSDPWVKEYNEASRLADDISTMIADRVSLPQSGPEIMRHTSAIRRKITILGTRLDSLESLLTRIPPKSITDKEMHKRQDMLSNLKSKAKQMATSFNMSNFANREDLLGQSKKADDMSRVAGLDNQGIVGLQRQIMKEQDEGLEKLEETVLSTKHIALAVNEELTLHTRLIDDLEDHVDVTNSRLQRVQKRLAILNKRTKGGCSCMCLLLSVVAVVILVVIAWLLVKYL encoded by the exons ATGGCATCATCATCGGACCCATGGGTGAAAGAGTACAATGAAGCATCCAGGCTTGCTGATGACATCAGTACCATGATTGCCGATAGAGTGTCTCTTCCGCAATCAGGCCCAGAAATTATGCGGCATACTTCAGCCATCCGGAGAAAAATAACTATTCTTGGGACTAGACTGGATAGCTTGGAGTCATTGCTGACCAGAATTCCTCCAAAGTCAAT CACTGACAAGGAGATGCATAAGCGCCAAGACATGCTTTCCAATCTGAAGTCTAAAGCAAAACAGATGGCGACAAGTTTCAACATGTCGAACTTTGCTAACAG GGAGGATCTTCTTGGACAGAGTAAAAAAGCAGATGATATGAGCAGAGTTGCTGGCTTAGACAACCAAGGAATTGTTGGCCTTCAGAGACAAATTATGAAAG AGCAAGATGAGGGCCTTGAGAAACTGGAAGAGACAGTGCTGAGCACAAAGCATATTGCATTAGCAGTCAATGAAGAACTTACTCTGCACACAAGATTGATA GATGACCTTGAAGATCATGTTGATGTTACAAACTCGCGTCTTCAG CGTGTGCAAAAGAGACTCGCAATTCTGAACAAGCGCACCAAAGGTGGCTGCTCGTGCATGTGTCTGCTGTTGTCGGTCGTTGCCGTTGTGATTCTCGTGGTCATTGCTTGGCTTCTCGTCAAGTACctgtaa
- the LOC120667201 gene encoding syntaxin-52-like isoform X2: protein MASSSDPWVKEYNEASRLADDISTMIADRVSLPQSGPEIMRHTSAIRRKITILGTRLDSLESLLTRIPPKSITDKEMHKRQDMLSNLKSKAKQMATSFNMSNFANRSAMFAMVLIRREDLLGQSKKADDMSRVAGLDNQGIVGLQRQIMKEQDEGLEKLEETVLSTKHIALAVNEELTLHTRLIDDLEDHVDVTNSRLQRVQKRLAILNKRTKGGCSCMCLLLSVVAVVILVVIAWLLVKYL from the exons ATGGCATCATCATCGGACCCATGGGTGAAAGAGTACAATGAAGCATCCAGGCTTGCTGATGACATCAGTACCATGATTGCCGATAGAGTGTCTCTTCCGCAATCAGGCCCAGAAATTATGCGGCATACTTCAGCCATCCGGAGAAAAATAACTATTCTTGGGACTAGACTGGATAGCTTGGAGTCATTGCTGACCAGAATTCCTCCAAAGTCAAT CACTGACAAGGAGATGCATAAGCGCCAAGACATGCTTTCCAATCTGAAGTCTAAAGCAAAACAGATGGCGACAAGTTTCAACATGTCGAACTTTGCTAACAGGTCTGCCATGTTTGCAATGGTCTTAATAAGAAG GGAGGATCTTCTTGGACAGAGTAAAAAAGCAGATGATATGAGCAGAGTTGCTGGCTTAGACAACCAAGGAATTGTTGGCCTTCAGAGACAAATTATGAAAG AGCAAGATGAGGGCCTTGAGAAACTGGAAGAGACAGTGCTGAGCACAAAGCATATTGCATTAGCAGTCAATGAAGAACTTACTCTGCACACAAGATTGATA GATGACCTTGAAGATCATGTTGATGTTACAAACTCGCGTCTTCAG CGTGTGCAAAAGAGACTCGCAATTCTGAACAAGCGCACCAAAGGTGGCTGCTCGTGCATGTGTCTGCTGTTGTCGGTCGTTGCCGTTGTGATTCTCGTGGTCATTGCTTGGCTTCTCGTCAAGTACctgtaa
- the LOC120667524 gene encoding probable BOI-related E3 ubiquitin-protein ligase 2 has product MAVVAAVERAAAEAELDRARCRNAELEEWLQQLAAEVQAWLRVARSHEAVAVGLRATLLQQPACTAFARAGATADDGDAEDTQSCCFETSPPADDAASRGPVPSCRSCGGGGACVLLLCAVMVPAARCSAARRGGANGCPRRRRTSRGGQLRRCGVSAAPRSST; this is encoded by the coding sequence ATGGCGGTggtcgccgccgtggagcgcgccGCAGCGGAGGCCGAGCTGGACCGCGCCCGCTGCCGTAACGCGGAGCTGGAGGAGTGGCTGCAGCAGCTGGCAGCCGAGGTCCAGGCGTGGCTCCGCGTCGCCAGGAGCCACGAGGCCGTCGCCGTGGGGCTCCGTGCCACGCTCCTCCAGCAACCCGCCTGCACCGCCTTCGCCAGGGCCGGCGCCACCGCAGacgacggcgacgcggaggacACGCAGTCCTGCTGCTTCGAGACCTCCCCGCCCGCCGACGACGCGGCGTCCCGGGGCCCGGTGCCATCCTGCaggtcctgcggcggcggcggcgcatgcgTGCTGCTTCTCTGCGCCGTAATGGTGCCGGCCGCGCGTTGCTCCGCGGCTCGCCGTGGCGGCGCCAATGGCTGCCCGCGACGCCGGAGGACCTCACGCGGAGGGCAACTGCGGCGCTGCGGAGTGTCGGCGGCACCGCGCTCCTCCACCTAG
- the LOC120667203 gene encoding probable glutathione S-transferase GSTF1 has translation MAGGGVVKVYGAAASPYVATVLVCLEEAGAAYEFVPLDMAAREQKTPHHLARNPFGKIPAMEDGELTLFESRAIARYVLRKYSNGGGGADLLREGNLEEAAMVDAWLEAEAHQYLPAVSHIVRQCVILPMIGGARDQRVVDEHAGELREVLRAYDARLGERAYLAGDFVSLADLAHFGFTHYLMRTEYAALVEERANVKAWWERLSARPAVRKVAALMPTADH, from the exons atggcgggcggcggcgtcgtgaaggtgtacggcgcggcggcgtcgccgtacGTGGCGACGGTGCTGGTGTGCCTGGAGGAGGCTGGCGCCGCGTACGAGTTCGTCCCCCTCGACATGGCGGCGCGCGAGCAGAAGACGCCGCACCACCTCGCCCGCAAC CCGTTCGGCAAGATCCCCGCCATGGAGGATGGAGAACTCACCCTCTTTG AATCACGCGCGATCGCGCGGTACGTGCTCCGCAAGTacagcaacggcggcggcggcgcggacctgCTGAGGGAAGGCAACCTTGAGGAGGCCGCCATGGTGGACGCGTGGCTCGAGGCGGAGGCCCACCAGTACCTCCCGGCCGTCTCCCACATCGTCCGGCAGTGCGTCATCCTGCCGATGATCGGCGGCGCCCGCGACCAGCGCGTCGTCGAcgagcacgccggcgagctgcggGAGGTGCTGCGTGCGTACGACGCGCGGCTGGGCGAGCGCGCCTACCTGGCGGGGGACTTCGTCAGCCTCGCCGACCTCGCCCACTTCGGCTTCACGCACTACCTCATGCGCACGGAGTACGCGGCGCTGGTGGAGGAGCGCGCCAACGTCAAGGCGTGGTGGGAGCGGCTGTCGGCGAGGCCGGCGGTCAGGAAGGTGGCCGCGCTCATGCCCACTGCCGATCActga
- the LOC120667525 gene encoding protein SRC2-like, protein MSYQVLEVTLISAKDLKRVTFFTKMRVYAVASISGGDPRLPTHRTYADREGGRNPMWHAPLRFTIPPAADPRGLALHVLLRAERAFGDRDVGEVFVPVQDLTVAAPGGDGEQRHLSYQVRRPNSGRKRGVLHISYRLADAPAPDAAAHQLVQQDPVTSKRHRNHHHHHKGASAITAYPVAPRSGPPYPPYGPPPYGGAYPHHHQEVDGAYDGGFLDGIGMGC, encoded by the exons ATGTCGTACCAGGTGCTGGAGGTGACGCTGATCTCGGCTAAAGACCTCAAGCGGGTGACGTTCTTCACCAAGATGCGCGTGTACGCCGTGGCGTCCATCTCCGGCGGCGACCCCCGACTGCCGACGCACCGGACGTACGCCGACCGCGAGGGCGGGCGGAACCCGATGTGGCATGCCCCGCTGCGGTTCACCATCCCGCCTGCCGCCGACCCGCGCGGCCTCGCGCTGCACGTGCTGCTCCGCGCCGAGCGCGCCTTCGGCGACCGCGACGTCGGTGAGGTGTTCGTGCCCGTCCAGGACCTCACCGTCGCGGCGCCcgggggcgacggcgagcagcggcaccTCAGCTACCAGGTGCGCCGCCCCAACAGCGGCCGCAAGCGCGGCGTGCTCCACATCTCGTACAGGCTCGCcgacgcgccggcgccggacgcAGCCGCCCACCAGCTCGTGCAGCAAGATCCGGTCACGTCCAAGCGGCACcgcaaccaccaccaccaccacaaggGCGCGAGCGCGATCACCGCTTACCCGGTGGCTCCCCGCAGCGGCCCGCCGTACCCGCCGTACGGGCCACCACCCTACGGCGGCGCGTACCCGCACCACCATCA GGAGGTGGACGGGGCGTACGACGGCGGGTTCCTGGATGGCATTGGCATGGGCTGCTAA